One Burkholderia pyrrocinia DNA segment encodes these proteins:
- a CDS encoding efflux transporter outer membrane subunit: protein MKLLRNFAGPASLAALLAAGGCSLAPNYVVPAVGVPSGFKEASPPSASPASDAPVASAADMGAWKAAEPADDAARGAWWTIFGEATLNSLEDAAQAASPGLAAAAARMKQSRAVQQAARASLFPSLDAGFGPTRQKFSPASQFLPDDGNGPFQTFWRAQVGASYEADLFGRVSDTAAAAKADAQQSEALYRSVLLALQADVAQQYFTLRELDAELVVFDRTIALRDDAWRLAQHRFDDGDIGELDLARARAELESARADRLTVARARALAEHSLAILLGKAPADFTFVAAPLEPVTVEIPPGLPSTLLERRPDVAAAERAMAAANARIGVAKAAYFPSLSLTATGGFESGSLGDLFRWSSRTFVLGPLAGAALTLPLFDGGRRAGHLASARAVYDESVANYRQQVLGAFRDVEDNLSALRILKTQRATQDAAVTASSRASTLSRTQYREGAVGYLDVIDAERDTLQLRREALQLAGAQAIATVNLIRALGGGWGAAPTVAIR, encoded by the coding sequence ATGAAGCTATTGCGCAATTTCGCAGGGCCGGCATCGCTCGCCGCGCTGCTGGCTGCAGGCGGCTGCTCGCTCGCACCGAACTACGTGGTCCCGGCAGTTGGCGTGCCGTCGGGTTTCAAGGAAGCGTCGCCGCCCTCGGCATCCCCGGCTTCCGACGCGCCGGTTGCGTCGGCCGCTGACATGGGGGCGTGGAAGGCAGCTGAACCAGCCGACGATGCAGCGCGCGGCGCATGGTGGACGATATTCGGCGAGGCGACGCTCAATTCGCTCGAGGACGCCGCGCAGGCGGCCAGCCCGGGCCTGGCCGCTGCCGCCGCACGCATGAAGCAATCGCGTGCGGTACAGCAGGCCGCGCGCGCGAGCCTGTTCCCGTCGCTCGACGCAGGGTTCGGCCCGACGCGGCAGAAGTTCTCGCCGGCTTCGCAATTCCTGCCCGACGACGGGAACGGTCCGTTCCAGACCTTTTGGCGCGCGCAGGTCGGCGCTTCTTACGAGGCCGACCTGTTCGGCCGTGTATCCGATACGGCCGCCGCGGCGAAGGCCGACGCGCAGCAGAGCGAGGCGCTCTACCGCTCGGTACTGCTCGCGCTGCAGGCTGACGTCGCGCAGCAGTATTTCACGCTGCGCGAACTCGATGCGGAGCTCGTCGTGTTCGACCGCACGATTGCGCTGCGCGACGACGCCTGGCGGCTCGCGCAGCATCGTTTCGACGACGGCGACATCGGCGAACTCGACCTTGCGCGTGCGCGCGCCGAGCTCGAGTCGGCGCGCGCCGACCGATTGACCGTGGCGCGTGCGCGTGCATTGGCCGAGCACAGCCTCGCGATTCTGCTCGGCAAGGCGCCGGCCGACTTCACGTTCGTCGCGGCGCCGCTCGAGCCCGTGACGGTCGAGATCCCTCCGGGCCTGCCGTCGACGCTGCTTGAACGGCGGCCCGATGTCGCGGCGGCCGAGCGTGCGATGGCGGCGGCGAACGCGAGGATCGGCGTCGCAAAGGCCGCCTATTTCCCGTCGCTGTCGCTGACCGCTACGGGTGGCTTCGAATCGGGCTCGCTCGGCGATCTGTTCCGGTGGAGCAGCCGGACCTTCGTCCTCGGGCCGCTCGCCGGCGCCGCGCTGACGTTGCCGCTGTTCGATGGCGGAAGGCGTGCCGGCCACCTGGCAAGCGCGCGTGCCGTCTACGACGAGAGCGTCGCCAACTATCGCCAGCAGGTGCTCGGCGCGTTCCGCGACGTCGAGGACAACCTGTCCGCGCTACGCATCCTGAAGACCCAGCGGGCGACGCAGGACGCGGCGGTCACCGCGTCGTCGCGTGCGTCGACCCTGTCGCGCACACAGTACCGCGAGGGCGCGGTCGGTTATCTCGACGTGATCGACGCCGAGCGCGACACGCTGCAGTTACGCCGCGAGGCTCTGCAGCTCGCGGGTGCGCAGGCGATCGCTACCGTCAATCTGATCCGGGCGTTGGGAGGAGGCTGGGGCGCGGCACCAACGGTTGCCATTCGCTGA
- a CDS encoding efflux RND transporter permease subunit, whose amino-acid sequence MNISRFFIDRPIFACMLSVVVLLAGLISLFRLPVSEYPEVVPPSIVVHAQYPGANPKVIAESVASPLEEQINGVEDMLYMQSQANGDGNLTLTVTFQVGTDPDKAQQLVQNRVSQALPHLPEDVQRLGVTTAKSSPTQTLVVHLVSPDNRYDMTYLRNYGILNIKDRLERVPGVGEVKIWGGGDYAMRIWLDPAKVAARGLTANDVVAAIREQNVQVAAGVVGGSPMSVNAPMQLSVNARGRLSTEREFGDIVLKAAPGGGVTYLRDVARVELAASEYGLRSLLDGKPAVAFAILQAPNGNALEISRQVREIMTQAKRDMPKGVDYRIVFDPTQFVRASIDAVIRTLAEAVALVVIVVVLFLQTWRASIIPLLAVPISIVGTFSLLLAFGFSINALSLFGMVLAIGIVVDDAIVVVENVERNIAAGLSPREATYQAMREVSGPIVAIALTLVAVFVPLAFMSGLTGQFYKQFAMTIAISTVISAFNSLTLSPALSALLLKRHDAPQDWLTRTMHRIFGAFFARFNSVFHRVSGAYGGGVARIVGRKTAVMAVYAALLGVTVFVGKTVPVGFVPAQDKEYLIAFAQLPSGASLDRTEKVIADMTRIALKQPGVASALEFPGLSVNGFTNSSSAGIVFITLKPLGERGSSALSADVIASQLNQEYGAIKSSFIAVFPPPPVLGLGTLGGFKLQIEDRGALGYERLNEVTQAFIKRAASAPELGPLFSSYQINVPQLNVDIDRVRAKQLGIPVTDVFDTMQVYLGSLYVNDFNRFGRVYQVRVQADSPFRATADDIGLLKTRNANGEMVPLGSLVSVKPTYGPEMVVRYNGFAAADLNGGPAPGYSSGQALAAIDRIAAETFPPGIKYEWTEMTYQQVLAGNSALWVFPISVLLVFIVLAAFYESLTLPLAIILVVPMGMLSALAGVWLTRGDNNIFTQIGLMVLVGLSAKNAILIVEFARELEQQGRTIVAAAIEASRLRLRPILMTSIAFVMGVVPLALSSGAGSEMRRAMGIAVFFGMLGVTLFGLLLTPVFYVVLRKLAGGERVGEADPARGALQGVGASLEM is encoded by the coding sequence ATGAACATTTCCCGTTTCTTCATCGACCGGCCGATCTTCGCGTGCATGCTGTCTGTCGTCGTGCTGCTCGCCGGGCTGATCTCGCTGTTCCGGCTGCCGGTGTCCGAGTACCCGGAAGTCGTACCGCCGTCGATTGTCGTGCATGCGCAGTATCCGGGCGCGAATCCGAAGGTGATCGCCGAGTCGGTCGCATCGCCGCTCGAGGAGCAGATCAATGGCGTCGAGGACATGCTCTACATGCAGTCGCAAGCCAATGGCGACGGCAACCTGACGCTGACCGTCACGTTCCAGGTCGGCACCGATCCCGACAAGGCACAGCAGCTGGTGCAGAACCGCGTGTCGCAGGCGCTGCCGCATCTGCCCGAAGACGTGCAGCGGCTTGGCGTGACGACCGCGAAATCGTCGCCAACGCAGACGCTCGTCGTGCATCTCGTGTCGCCCGACAACCGCTACGACATGACCTATCTGCGAAACTACGGAATCCTCAACATCAAGGACCGTCTCGAGCGCGTGCCCGGCGTCGGCGAGGTCAAGATCTGGGGCGGCGGCGACTATGCGATGCGGATCTGGCTCGATCCGGCGAAGGTCGCCGCGCGCGGCCTGACCGCGAACGACGTGGTCGCGGCGATTCGCGAGCAGAACGTACAGGTTGCAGCCGGCGTGGTCGGCGGCTCGCCGATGTCGGTCAACGCGCCGATGCAACTGTCGGTCAATGCGCGCGGGCGGCTCTCGACCGAGCGCGAGTTCGGCGACATTGTCCTGAAGGCGGCGCCGGGCGGCGGCGTCACCTATCTGCGAGACGTCGCACGCGTCGAGCTGGCCGCCTCCGAATACGGACTACGCTCGCTGCTCGACGGCAAGCCGGCCGTTGCGTTCGCGATTCTGCAGGCGCCGAACGGCAACGCACTGGAGATTTCCCGACAGGTGCGCGAGATCATGACGCAGGCCAAGCGTGACATGCCGAAGGGCGTCGACTACCGTATCGTGTTCGATCCGACCCAGTTCGTTCGCGCGAGCATCGACGCCGTTATCCGTACGCTCGCCGAGGCGGTTGCACTCGTCGTGATCGTCGTCGTGCTGTTCCTGCAGACCTGGCGCGCGTCGATCATCCCGCTGCTCGCGGTGCCGATCTCGATCGTCGGGACATTCTCGCTGCTGCTCGCATTCGGGTTCTCGATCAACGCGCTATCCCTGTTCGGGATGGTGCTCGCGATCGGGATCGTGGTGGACGACGCGATCGTCGTGGTCGAGAACGTCGAGCGCAACATTGCGGCGGGGCTGAGTCCGCGCGAGGCGACTTATCAGGCGATGCGCGAGGTTAGCGGGCCGATCGTTGCAATCGCGCTGACGCTCGTCGCCGTGTTCGTGCCGCTCGCGTTCATGTCGGGGCTGACCGGGCAGTTCTATAAGCAGTTTGCGATGACGATCGCGATCTCGACCGTGATCTCGGCGTTCAATTCGTTGACGCTGTCGCCGGCGCTGTCTGCGCTGCTGCTCAAGCGCCACGACGCGCCGCAGGACTGGCTGACGCGCACCATGCATCGGATCTTCGGGGCGTTCTTCGCCCGTTTCAATTCCGTATTTCATCGCGTGTCGGGTGCCTATGGCGGAGGCGTCGCGCGAATCGTCGGCCGCAAGACGGCGGTGATGGCCGTCTACGCGGCGCTGCTCGGCGTCACCGTGTTCGTCGGCAAGACCGTTCCGGTCGGCTTCGTGCCCGCGCAGGATAAGGAATACCTGATCGCGTTTGCGCAACTGCCGAGCGGAGCGTCGCTCGATCGGACCGAGAAGGTGATCGCCGACATGACGCGGATCGCGCTGAAGCAGCCTGGCGTCGCGAGCGCGCTCGAATTCCCGGGGCTATCGGTGAACGGCTTCACGAACTCGTCGAGTGCGGGGATCGTCTTCATCACGCTGAAGCCGCTCGGCGAGCGCGGCAGCAGCGCGCTGTCGGCCGACGTGATCGCCAGCCAGCTGAACCAGGAATACGGGGCGATCAAGAGTTCGTTCATCGCCGTGTTCCCGCCGCCGCCGGTGCTCGGCCTCGGAACGCTGGGCGGCTTCAAGCTGCAGATCGAGGATCGCGGTGCGCTTGGCTACGAACGCCTGAACGAGGTCACCCAGGCCTTTATCAAGCGTGCCGCGTCGGCACCCGAACTGGGGCCGCTGTTCTCGAGCTACCAGATCAATGTGCCGCAGCTCAACGTCGACATCGACCGTGTGCGCGCCAAGCAACTCGGCATTCCCGTCACCGACGTGTTCGACACGATGCAGGTCTATCTCGGTTCGCTCTACGTGAACGATTTCAACCGCTTCGGCCGTGTCTACCAGGTGCGTGTGCAGGCCGATTCGCCGTTTCGCGCGACGGCGGACGACATCGGCCTGCTGAAGACGCGCAACGCGAACGGCGAGATGGTGCCGCTTGGCTCGCTCGTCAGCGTGAAGCCGACCTATGGCCCGGAGATGGTGGTCCGCTACAACGGCTTCGCGGCCGCCGACTTAAACGGTGGCCCGGCTCCGGGCTACTCGTCGGGGCAAGCGCTCGCGGCGATCGACCGGATCGCGGCCGAGACCTTCCCGCCCGGCATCAAGTACGAGTGGACCGAGATGACCTACCAGCAGGTGCTGGCCGGCAATTCGGCGCTCTGGGTGTTCCCGATCAGCGTGCTGCTCGTGTTCATCGTGCTTGCTGCGTTCTACGAGAGCCTTACGCTGCCGCTCGCGATCATCCTCGTCGTGCCGATGGGCATGCTGTCGGCGCTTGCGGGTGTCTGGCTCACGCGCGGCGACAACAATATCTTCACGCAGATCGGGTTGATGGTGCTTGTCGGGCTGTCTGCAAAGAACGCGATCCTGATCGTCGAGTTCGCGCGCGAACTCGAGCAGCAGGGGCGCACGATCGTTGCCGCTGCAATTGAGGCAAGCCGGCTTCGATTGCGCCCGATCCTGATGACCTCGATCGCGTTCGTGATGGGCGTCGTGCCGCTCGCGCTGTCGTCGGGCGCCGGCTCGGAGATGCGGCGCGCGATGGGCATTGCCGTGTTCTTCGGGATGCTCGGTGTGACGCTGTTCGGGCTGCTGCTGACGCCGGTGTTCTACGTTGTGCTGCGCAAGCTGGCGGGTGGCGAACGCGTAGGGGAAGCCGACCCGGCGCGCGGGGCGCTTCAGGGTGTCGGCGCGTCGCTTGAGATGTGA
- a CDS encoding efflux RND transporter periplasmic adaptor subunit, protein MTSSPQSGRIGRRRGRTALTIAAAAAVAVAGFTALGFDRHSAVKANEPAAFTEVDVAPVLQRRITEWQSYSGRVEAIEQVEVRPLVSGTVIAVHFRDGALVRKGDPLFTIDPRPYAAEVDRAAAQLAAAQARSDDAATDAARAQRLIADNAIAKRDYDAKQNAAREASAGLRAARAALESARINLSYTRIVAPVAGRVSRAELTVGNIVTAGANAPLLTTLVSTSPIYASFDVDEKTYLRFLGRAAHDDVPARLGLADETGYSYKGSVASVDNRLDARSGTIRVRARFDNPNGTLVPGLFARVRIGGDAPHEVLMVPDEAIGTDQDKKFVLVVNDRNQVEYRMIVLGDLSDNGLRIVDSGLAKGERIVVNGVQRVRPGDGVRAHPVSLNG, encoded by the coding sequence ATGACATCCTCTCCCCAATCCGGCCGGATCGGCCGCCGGCGCGGCAGGACTGCGCTGACGATCGCGGCCGCCGCGGCCGTCGCGGTGGCCGGCTTCACGGCGCTCGGTTTCGACCGCCACAGCGCGGTAAAGGCCAACGAACCCGCTGCGTTCACCGAAGTCGATGTGGCGCCTGTATTGCAGCGGCGCATCACCGAATGGCAGAGCTATTCGGGGCGCGTTGAAGCGATCGAGCAGGTCGAAGTCCGGCCGCTGGTTTCCGGCACGGTCATCGCCGTTCACTTCCGCGACGGCGCGCTCGTCAGGAAGGGCGATCCGCTCTTCACGATCGATCCGCGCCCGTACGCGGCCGAGGTCGACCGCGCTGCCGCGCAGCTCGCGGCAGCGCAGGCCCGCAGCGACGATGCAGCCACCGACGCCGCGCGCGCGCAGCGTCTCATCGCCGACAATGCAATCGCAAAGCGCGACTACGACGCGAAGCAGAACGCCGCGCGCGAGGCGTCGGCCGGCCTGCGGGCGGCGCGCGCCGCACTCGAGTCCGCGCGCATCAACCTGTCCTATACGCGGATCGTCGCGCCGGTCGCGGGGCGTGTGTCGCGCGCCGAACTGACGGTCGGCAACATCGTGACGGCGGGAGCGAATGCGCCGCTCCTGACGACGCTGGTCTCGACCTCGCCGATCTACGCGTCGTTCGACGTCGACGAGAAGACCTATCTGCGCTTCCTCGGCCGCGCCGCGCACGACGATGTGCCCGCGCGACTGGGTCTTGCAGACGAAACTGGCTACTCGTACAAGGGCAGCGTCGCATCGGTCGACAACCGGCTCGACGCCCGCTCGGGAACGATCCGCGTACGCGCGCGTTTCGATAACCCGAACGGAACGCTCGTGCCCGGCCTCTTCGCGCGCGTGCGAATCGGAGGCGACGCGCCGCACGAGGTGCTGATGGTGCCCGACGAGGCAATCGGCACCGATCAGGACAAGAAATTCGTGCTCGTCGTCAACGACCGAAACCAGGTCGAGTACCGCATGATCGTCCTCGGCGATCTCTCCGACAACGGCCTGCGCATCGTCGATAGCGGGCTCGCGAAGGGCGAGCGCATCGTCGTGAACGGTGTACAGCGCGTGCGACCCGGCGACGGTGTCCGGGCTCATCCCGTCTCCCTGAACGGCTGA
- a CDS encoding FAD-dependent monooxygenase, translated as MNDILVVGAGPVGLMAAAYLQRLGVGFDIVDPKPRPVTESRALGIHARTLEFLHFLGLDETFIRAGRATRYMRFHRPDRELFSLDFEVLRDETAYPFYLILPQSRTEAFLAEHLEEQGATPEWCVGLVSLVQDADGVDVVLRHATGEDETRRYRYVIGADGANSAVRAALGIEFEGATYPAKFLLAEAEIGEQRLDTDSTHVFIGDRTTVAVIPQPGRQFRIVGPDFTQDEGVAEQLDFAQFSRFLENNRLFNGWSFHSPSRVMGYRMHKRVAARFGEGRVFLAGDAAHIHSPAGGQGMNTGMHDAVNLAWKLALVLRHRAAPALLDTYEDERRRVANEVVASTDRAMMMVTRPGPFVRLAMFALGPIALRIRQPVTMIAAMAQLRLGYRGTHFGRGAAAALQAGDRMPRIGVGRLQTTLDAFTGGRFVLFLTGPASDSAEAFAAARLVARQLPLVCWAICADRHFHAGPADDVVRFPDSAAMHDRLGGLVAVLCRPDGYVLATDVSTGLPNALASMRALLGPPGAAGTEPARNDALPAHRTI; from the coding sequence ATGAACGACATTCTGGTGGTGGGCGCGGGGCCGGTCGGCCTGATGGCGGCCGCGTACTTGCAGCGGCTCGGAGTCGGTTTCGATATCGTCGACCCGAAGCCGAGGCCGGTGACCGAGTCGCGGGCGCTCGGCATCCATGCGCGCACGCTCGAATTCCTGCATTTCCTCGGACTCGACGAGACCTTCATTCGAGCCGGTCGCGCGACGCGCTACATGCGCTTTCACCGACCGGATCGTGAGTTGTTTTCGCTCGACTTCGAGGTGTTGCGCGACGAGACAGCTTATCCGTTCTACCTGATCCTGCCGCAATCGCGCACCGAGGCGTTTCTTGCCGAGCACCTGGAGGAGCAGGGCGCGACGCCCGAATGGTGCGTCGGCCTCGTCTCGCTTGTGCAGGACGCCGACGGCGTTGATGTTGTGCTGCGTCACGCGACCGGCGAGGACGAGACGCGCCGCTACCGCTACGTGATCGGTGCCGACGGCGCGAACAGCGCCGTGCGCGCGGCGCTCGGCATCGAGTTCGAGGGCGCAACCTATCCGGCCAAGTTTCTGTTGGCCGAGGCCGAGATCGGCGAGCAGCGGCTCGACACCGACAGCACGCACGTATTCATCGGCGACCGCACGACGGTCGCGGTGATTCCGCAGCCGGGGCGGCAATTCCGGATCGTTGGCCCTGACTTCACGCAGGACGAGGGCGTGGCCGAGCAGCTCGACTTCGCGCAATTCTCGCGATTTCTGGAGAACAACAGGTTGTTCAACGGCTGGTCGTTCCACTCGCCGAGTCGCGTGATGGGCTACCGGATGCACAAGCGCGTCGCCGCGCGCTTCGGAGAGGGGCGCGTGTTCCTTGCCGGCGATGCGGCGCACATCCATTCGCCGGCGGGTGGGCAGGGCATGAACACGGGCATGCATGACGCAGTGAATCTCGCCTGGAAGCTTGCGCTCGTGTTGCGCCATCGCGCGGCGCCTGCGTTGCTCGATACGTACGAGGACGAGCGCCGCCGCGTCGCGAACGAGGTGGTGGCATCGACCGACCGCGCGATGATGATGGTCACGCGGCCCGGCCCGTTCGTGCGTCTTGCGATGTTCGCGCTGGGGCCGATCGCGCTGCGGATCCGCCAGCCGGTCACGATGATCGCCGCGATGGCGCAACTTCGGCTCGGCTATCGCGGAACGCATTTTGGTCGTGGAGCAGCTGCCGCGCTGCAGGCCGGCGACCGCATGCCACGCATCGGGGTTGGCCGTCTGCAGACGACGCTCGACGCGTTTACGGGTGGCCGCTTCGTGCTGTTCCTGACCGGCCCCGCGAGCGACTCGGCCGAGGCCTTCGCGGCGGCGCGGCTCGTCGCGCGGCAACTGCCACTCGTCTGCTGGGCGATCTGCGCCGACCGGCATTTCCACGCGGGTCCGGCCGACGACGTGGTCCGTTTTCCCGACAGCGCGGCGATGCATGACCGGCTCGGCGGGCTCGTCGCCGTGCTGTGCCGCCCCGACGGTTACGTGCTCGCGACAGACGTATCGACCGGTCTGCCCAACGCGCTGGCGTCAATGCGCGCACTCCTGGGCCCGCCCGGCGCGGCCGGCACGGAACCGGCACGCAACGACGCGTTGCCCGCGCATCGCACGATCTGA
- a CDS encoding ketoacyl-ACP synthase III family protein gives MSDPKRTAGHAPATDEFWIRTCASYVPATRVTVYEAIGRDWYGDEEHTKDGYLSIAIESEWWPADMALATARTALDVAGADGARLVQLSYASIHRHGNARLWQPAAFLQRVLNAPQALAFSLSHGCNAMFVAARLALDALRGAAQGEERDALVVGADRFGTSSFDRWRGDYGVLYGDAAAAVLFGRTPGFARVRHLSIASVPELEGMHRHADEHIEDAGHAAREFGVRASKKAFIERYGRERFFDAIGAALARLRDDVLGATDLGTRPADWLITPHLSRAITKPLYAGMFRSLAVRHYEEYGLTVGHTGTADPFVSLAALARSGQLERGQRVLLIDSGAGFSCGLMLLDIHDVSHATQCGDLHSLLSDLER, from the coding sequence GTGAGTGATCCGAAGCGAACTGCCGGCCACGCGCCCGCAACGGACGAATTCTGGATCCGGACCTGCGCTTCCTATGTGCCGGCCACGCGCGTGACGGTCTATGAGGCGATCGGGCGCGATTGGTATGGCGACGAGGAACACACGAAGGACGGCTATTTGTCGATCGCGATCGAGTCTGAGTGGTGGCCGGCAGACATGGCGCTCGCGACTGCGCGCACGGCGCTCGACGTGGCCGGCGCCGACGGCGCTCGGCTCGTGCAGTTGAGCTACGCGTCGATTCACCGGCACGGCAATGCACGCCTCTGGCAGCCGGCTGCCTTTCTTCAGCGCGTGCTGAACGCCCCGCAGGCGCTTGCGTTCTCGCTCTCGCACGGCTGCAACGCGATGTTTGTCGCGGCGCGACTGGCGCTTGACGCGCTGCGCGGCGCCGCGCAAGGCGAGGAACGCGATGCGCTGGTTGTCGGTGCCGACCGTTTCGGCACCTCGTCGTTTGACCGCTGGCGCGGCGACTATGGCGTGCTCTATGGCGACGCGGCGGCTGCCGTCCTGTTCGGGCGTACACCCGGTTTCGCGCGGGTCCGGCATCTGTCGATAGCCAGCGTGCCGGAACTCGAAGGCATGCATCGTCACGCCGACGAGCACATCGAGGACGCGGGGCATGCGGCACGTGAATTCGGCGTGCGGGCCAGCAAGAAAGCCTTTATCGAGCGCTACGGCCGCGAACGCTTCTTCGACGCAATCGGCGCCGCGCTCGCGCGGCTGCGCGACGACGTGCTCGGCGCAACCGATCTCGGCACGCGGCCCGCCGACTGGCTGATCACGCCGCATCTGAGCCGCGCGATCACGAAGCCGCTTTATGCCGGCATGTTTCGCAGTCTTGCGGTGCGCCACTACGAAGAATACGGGTTGACCGTCGGACATACCGGCACGGCGGATCCGTTCGTGTCGCTCGCGGCGCTTGCACGGAGCGGTCAGCTCGAGCGCGGTCAGCGCGTGCTGCTGATCGATTCGGGCGCCGGCTTCAGTTGCGGGCTGATGCTGCTCGACATACACGACGTGTCGCACGCGACGCAGTGTGGCGACCTTCATTCACTCCTTTCGGACCTGGAACGATGA
- a CDS encoding LysR family transcriptional regulator, with protein sequence MSAAALADTKRRNHLHWDWDAYRHFVVLAQCGVMRRAAETLGVSVATLSRRIEQLEDMLDLCLFQRRPHGIELTMAGRQVLENCEQISDAFGVLEQSIKGGGTVMDHVNLSVDSMLARLLLPALPPFLAANAGITVSVTTFCARQRDIGDADLSFGFTRPDRGRRRIRRLAELTMSMAASSACREGERSVLPVWSFRDGVWLGRQVSGNGSTELHITHLEDVATLVRDGFGTAMLPDYMIGGYSGLVRFEPSGDGPGESVLPVWMSLLETSSRSSAVRAVAAICCDVIQANLPPARVDDGRLDSVVEGDRE encoded by the coding sequence ATGAGTGCGGCCGCGCTGGCGGACACGAAGCGGCGCAATCATTTGCATTGGGATTGGGACGCATACCGCCATTTCGTCGTGCTCGCGCAATGCGGTGTGATGCGGCGTGCGGCCGAGACGCTCGGCGTCAGCGTCGCGACGCTGAGCCGTCGCATCGAGCAGCTCGAGGACATGCTCGACCTTTGCCTGTTCCAGCGCCGGCCGCACGGCATCGAACTGACCATGGCCGGCCGCCAGGTGCTTGAGAACTGCGAGCAGATCAGCGATGCGTTCGGCGTGCTTGAACAGTCGATCAAGGGGGGCGGCACCGTGATGGACCACGTCAACCTGTCGGTCGATTCGATGCTCGCACGGCTACTGCTGCCCGCGTTGCCGCCGTTCCTCGCGGCAAACGCGGGGATCACGGTGAGCGTCACGACCTTCTGTGCGCGCCAGCGCGATATCGGCGACGCCGACCTGAGCTTCGGCTTCACGCGGCCGGATCGCGGCCGGCGGCGGATTCGCCGCCTCGCGGAACTGACGATGTCGATGGCCGCGTCGAGCGCGTGTCGGGAAGGCGAGCGCTCGGTGTTGCCGGTCTGGAGCTTTCGCGACGGCGTCTGGCTCGGGCGGCAGGTGAGCGGAAACGGCTCGACCGAGCTGCACATCACGCATCTCGAAGATGTCGCGACCCTCGTGCGCGACGGTTTCGGCACCGCCATGCTGCCCGACTACATGATCGGCGGGTACTCGGGACTCGTGCGCTTCGAACCGTCCGGCGACGGGCCCGGCGAGTCGGTGCTTCCAGTCTGGATGTCGCTGCTCGAGACCTCGAGCCGGTCGAGCGCGGTGCGCGCTGTCGCGGCGATCTGCTGTGACGTGATCCAGGCAAACCTTCCACCGGCGCGTGTCGACGATGGCCGGCTCGACTCTGTCGTGGAGGGCGATCGTGAGTGA
- a CDS encoding SDR family NAD(P)-dependent oxidoreductase, whose amino-acid sequence MDLQLNGLNAVVTGGTAGIGLAIVETLAAEGANVWFCSRSADRVATVEAALAGKPGKVHGTSLDVTEPGALARWISGIDVIDIFVPNVSAISGDWDASIDTDLRATIAGVEAVLPKLARSPHAALTYIGSKAGSFATPGFEAYGSVKAALAHYMKSLARKHVTDGIRVNVVSPGDTYDEGGFWGQIKRNAPEIYEATVQANPLGRLCTPAEIGRVVAFVSSPAASFIAGANLLVDGASTAHVHG is encoded by the coding sequence ATGGATCTGCAATTGAACGGATTGAATGCGGTGGTCACGGGCGGCACGGCGGGCATTGGTCTCGCGATCGTCGAGACGCTCGCGGCGGAGGGAGCGAACGTCTGGTTCTGCTCGCGCTCGGCCGATCGTGTCGCGACCGTCGAGGCGGCGCTCGCGGGCAAGCCCGGCAAAGTACACGGCACGTCGCTCGACGTCACGGAGCCGGGTGCGCTGGCGCGCTGGATTTCCGGCATCGACGTGATCGATATCTTCGTGCCGAACGTCAGCGCGATCTCGGGCGACTGGGACGCGTCGATCGACACCGACCTGCGCGCAACGATCGCGGGCGTCGAAGCGGTGCTGCCCAAACTCGCGCGCTCGCCGCATGCGGCACTCACTTACATCGGCTCGAAGGCCGGCAGCTTCGCCACGCCGGGCTTCGAGGCCTATGGCAGCGTCAAGGCCGCGCTCGCGCATTACATGAAGTCGCTCGCACGCAAACACGTGACAGACGGCATCCGCGTCAATGTCGTCTCGCCCGGGGACACCTATGACGAGGGCGGTTTCTGGGGGCAAATCAAGCGAAATGCGCCCGAGATTTACGAGGCGACCGTGCAGGCGAATCCACTTGGCCGCCTCTGCACCCCGGCCGAGATCGGTCGCGTGGTCGCGTTCGTGTCGAGCCCGGCAGCGAGCTTCATTGCCGGCGCGAACCTGCTGGTCGACGGTGCGTCGACCGCCCATGTGCATGGCTGA